The proteins below come from a single Alligator mississippiensis isolate rAllMis1 chromosome 2, rAllMis1, whole genome shotgun sequence genomic window:
- the PSMD13 gene encoding 26S proteasome non-ATPase regulatory subunit 13, translating into MKDVPGFLQQSQSSGPGQAAVWHRLEELYNKKLWHQLTLQVLDFVQDPCFAQGDGLIKLYENFISEFEHRVNPLSLVEIILHVVRQMTDPNAALTFLEKTREKVKSSDEAVILCKTAIGALKLNIGDLQVTKETIEEVEEMLNNLPGVTSVHSRFYDLSSKYYQTIGNHASYYKDALRFLGCIDVKDLPVSEQQERAFTLGLAGLLGEGVYNFGELLMHPVLESLRNTDRQWLIDTLYAFNSGNVEKFQALKTAWGQQPDLAANETLLLQKIQLLCLMEMTFTRPANHRQLTFEEIAKSAKVTVNEVELLVMKALSVGLVKGSIDEVDKRVHMTWVQPRVLDLQQIKGMKDRLEFWCTDVRSMEMLVEHQAHDILT; encoded by the exons ATGAAGGACGTGCCGGGcttcctgcagcagagccagagcTCGGGGCCCGGCCAGGCCGCCGTGTGGCACCGCCTGGAGGAGCTCTACAACAAGAA actCTGGCATCAGCTGACTCTGCAGGTGTTGGACTTTGTGCAGGACCCCTGCTTTGCCCAAGGAGATGGACTCATTAAG CTTTATGAGAATTTCATCAGTGAGTTTGAGCACAG GGTGAACCCTTTGTCCCTAGTAGAGATCATTCTTCATGTAGTGAGGCAGATGACAG ATCCTAATGCAGCCCTTACCTTCCTGGAAAAGACTCGAGAAAAG GTGAAAAGCAGTGATGAAGCTGTGATTCTGTGTAAAACAGCCATAGGGGCTCTGAAGTTAAATATTGGGGATCTACAGGTTACAAAG GAGACCATAGAGGAAGTTGAAGAGATGCTGAACAATCTTCCTGGAGTGACTTCTGTTCACAGCCGTTTCTATGACCTCTCCAGCAAATACTACCAGACAATTGGGAATCATGCCTCTTATTATAAGGATGCACTGCGGTTTCTGGGTTGTATCGATGTTAAGGATCTTCCAG TATCAGAGCAACAGGAGAGAGCCTTTACCTTGGGACTGGCAGGTCTCCTGGGAGAAGGAGTTTATAACTTTGGCGAGTTG CTTATGCACCCTGTTCTGGAATCTTTAAGGAACACTGACAGGCAGTGGCTGATTGACACACTTTATGCCTTCAACAGTGGCAACGTAGAGAAATTTCAGGCTCTCaagacagcatggggccagcag CCAGACTTGGCTGCAAATGAAACACTTCTCCTGCAGAAGATCCAGCTGTTGTGCCTCATGGAG ATGACTTTTACACGACCAGCCAATCATAGACAGCTCACTTTTGAAGAgatagctaaaagtgccaaagtCACTGTGAATGAG GTGGAACTGTTGGTGATGAAAGCACTCTCAGTCGGGTTAGTAAAGGGCAGTATTGATGAAGTTGATAAGAGGGTGCACATGACATGGGTCCAACCACGAGTGCTGGATTTACAACAG